From the genome of Thiomicrorhabdus indica:
TTGATGACGCTGTTTTTCATGGTGGCTGGCGAACGTTTTGTCCGGGTAAAAATAAAATCACCACTGAGCTTGGGTCTGGCGGGCATAGCTGCAAGAGTAATACCTGCATTTGCAGCTGATTCGATTATTCTTTTAGATTGGTTTTTTCGAGAGATAAAACCATAATAAGAATCGCTACAATCATTGTATTGTAGGAAGACAAATTGCTTCAGATATAACCAGTCGTTAAAAGCCTGCAACCCCTCCTCAACAGAATCTTCACCATCCAAGGTAAATTCTGGCGTCAACTCGTGAGTACGAGCCATAGCATTTGCTTGCCAAACCAGCTCATCCAACCCCTTAACGTCCAATTGCATCAACAACCAATGCTCTTCGGGATTCAGCGACACCAATGCGTAAAATAGAGCATTTATAAAAGTCTCACCCTCTTCATAATCATAGGTATCTATCAATTGTTTTAGTTGTTCAAGACTTTTTTCAGGCAACTTGCGGGTTATATTGGTGAAAAAAGACAGTTCATGTTCATTCATAATCATCCTAAAGTTTCTTGGATATCGAAATCATTTAATGCCCAGCACACTTTGATCGTTGCTCAATAAAAAGTAAAACTCAGTGCCGGATTGATTGGGGCTTTTTAAATTTATAGCGTATTTTCAGGCATTATTTACTTCATATTTGATTAAACCTTTCACATAGACAGGTTCCCTTACATTACGAGACAACATTGACCAAAACCAAATACATTCCTGCATGATATTAAAAATAAAAATCTTTTACCAGATGAAATTCGCATTATTTTGCGTAGATAAGGTTATGGTTATTCAACCGAGAATAGTTATTGTGACAGAGTTAAACGCTTTATACGTTTTCATGGTTACCCATCGAAAGCCACGACAACATCAAGCGGTTCCATTTTTATCGCAGTACAACAACCTTAACCACCTTAATTAGTATTCATTTAATTTTTTATGCATATAAAAAAGTTGAAAATTCAATTTTACTCTGACCCGAATATTCTTGAATACCAGGGAACGAGTCCACCTAATCCCAATTATTGACATTCACCATTAATTTCTCAGTTTTAAGAACTACCAACCTCTCTAAAAAACTCAATGTTGAAATCCAATATGGAATAATAGCGATTCAATTTTATTCAACCTCAAGCAGTGAGACACCTATGTCATTTGCCAAACTTGGATTATCCGCCCCTATTCTTCAAGCACTTTCAGAATCCGGCTATGAAAAGCCAACGGAAATCCAAGCCAAAGTGATTCCTCACATCTTAAAAGACGAAGACATCATTGCATCCGCTCAAACGGGTTCCGGTAAAACGGCAAGTTTTGTTTTGCCAATTCTGCATAAAATCGAACAAAAAATTGAAAAAGGGCAAACGCTTCGTGGTCGCTCGATTCGAGCCTTAATTCTCGTGCCAACTCGAGAATTGGCCATGCAAGTTCTGGCCAATGTGCAACAGTATGGACGTCATCTAACAATCAGTTCACTGGCAATTTATGGTGGAACCAATATTGAAGACAATAAAAGCGAACTGGCTAAAGGAATTGATCTTTTGGTTGCAACGCCCGGACGATTACTGGATATGGCTTATCAACGCGCTGTGTTCTTCAATGACCTTGAGTTTTTTGTTATCGATGAAGCAGATCGAATGCTTGATATGGGATTTATCGAGGATTTAAACAAAATCATTGAACGACTGCCGGCTTCACGTCAAAGCATGTTATTTTCCGCCACATTAGATTCGGATATTCGCTACCTAGCTGAGACCGTTTATAACGATGCCATCGAAATAGACTTAACACCCCAAAATAAAGCTGCCAGCAATATTTCACAATGGCTGGTCACGGTCGACAAAGACACAAAATCCTCACTTCTGAGCTTTTTAATTAAAGAACAAAACTGGAAACAAGCACTGATTTTCGTCGAGAAAAAACACTCCGCTGCCAAACTCGTCGAGCAGCTTGGAAAACGCGGAATAACGGCGGACTCAATTCATGCCGGCCGGTCACAAGCACAACGTGAAAAAGTTTGGAATGCCTTTAAAAAAGGGGAATTACAATTTCTGGTGGCAACCAGTGTTGCGGCTCGAGGTTTAGATATGACCAATCTCGAACGAGTGGTCAACTACGATTTGCCCTTCCCTCCGGAAGAATATATCCATCGCATTGGTCGTACCGGTCGAGCTGGAAAATCGGGAGAAGCGGTTTCACTGGTTTCCAAAGACGACTTTAAAAACCTCTGTATGATCGAAAGCCTTTTAGGTCACATTATCGAGCGCCAAGAATTTGAAGAGTTCCCGGTACGTAAAACTGTGCCAGTTTCCATTCTAAATTATCACCTGCGATAAACACTCAAACAGAAGTGACAATCGTTTCAGATTTGAAACCATTGCAAACTCTATTCATTTACTCAGATTTTGACCAAACCAAAATCCGATTATTGACTGGCATTTCAATATCATTTTCAAGTATCAGTCCAGCATCCATTGCTAATTGATGACACCACTCAAAATCTTTAATGCTACTTTGTGGATTGCGCTGCTTTAACCAAACATCAAAATTTGCATTACTCTCAGAGGTAAACGCATTGTTGTAGTTAAAGGGCCCATAAATCAAAACATGTGCGCCCTCTTGCAACACACCTGCAATATTGGCAAAAAAATCGACCACATTTTGCTGACTCATAATATGAAAGCTATTCGCACTGAATACCGCATCATATTTGCAATCAGGCCACACGGATTCAGAAACATTTAACTCTACCGGCCGGTGAATATTTGGCAAATCCGCCTCATCCAACCACTGACAAATGCCAGAATGTGACTCGATTAAATCGGAAGTTTGCCAAGTCAAATGCGGCAACTGACTAGAAAAATACACAGCATGCTGCCCTGTTCCACTCGCAATCTCTAACACCGAAGATTTATTCGCTAAATACGGATGAATCGACTCAAAAATAACAGTTTTATTCTCTTCACTCGATTGTGAAAAAGGTTTTGGTGTTGCAAATTTCATGAGATTTCCACTAATAAGCTTCAAATATTATTTAGATTTTAAAACTAAGACGTGACCTTCAAGATTCTTTTTTTCTCAAAGGCTCAAGCAAATACTTTAAACCATTGTGATCTAACTCATGCATCAATGCCAACAACTGCCCCAATTACCGTCTGGATCCCATTTAAAAACCCTAAATACAAAAAATCAATTTAGTTCAAGCTTATTGATTTTATTCATATTGATCACGAAAATACTACTTAACACATTAAATTAATGTAATTATTTCAGTAAACAATAATTACATTGCAGCATTACACAACTGAAAAGCTGGCCGTTTAAATCGTTCTATTAAGAGTAAATATTTTCCCTTTTTGGTAGTAATTTCCAAAAATCTTTGTTTTCTAGTTTTATTAAATAGTATTTCTAAAACACTTGGTTTTCTGATGTAAAGATGACCTGATAAGACGATCTTTTCATCAACACTCATTTCATCGTCAGCTATGGTAAGTCTGCCTGGGTAAATATATCCGTCAATATTCCTTTCAATTGCCATATTTGAATCATAAGAACTTAGATTACTTAGGGAACTATGGTAATAAAAAGAATCGGTTCCTGTTTTTATTTGTAAGTCTCTAGCTTGAATAGTTATTGGTTTCACACAATCATCTATTTTTTCTAAATGAGGCTCAAGGATACCTGTAAATAGAATTAAAACTAAAACAATCAATATAATAAAATTTATGGTGTGCTTATAGTGCAGCGCATCTATCTTAATACTCTTCAATTTTGTTATAGTCATAGTTGTTTCTAATATAGGTGTTAAAGAATCCACCTTGAGAAGATTGTAAACCTCCCACTTTTAGTGGCACTCTAATTTAGAGTTTTCAAGCGGGTTGTATTTGGCCAGATATTCCCAAGGCGTTAAATCACCAAGCGAATCATGAGGTCGTTCTTCGTTATATTCCCTTACCCAGTTATCAGTGATTTCCCGAACTTCATTCAGCGTCCTGAACAAGTACATATTGAGGATCTCATCCCGATACGTTCGATTGAATCGTTCAACATAAGAATTTTGAGTTGGCTTCCCTAGTTTAATGGATTCCAACTGAATGTAATTCACTTCAGTCCAATCTGCAAGAACCGTTGAGATAAGTTCAGGGCCGTTATCCATTCGAATTTTGTCCGGGTAACCGCGCCAAGCCGCAATACGCTCCAATACCCGAGTCACCCTTAACGCTGGCAAGCTGAGACCTACTTCGATAGCTAGAGCTTCACGGTTAAAATCATCCACTACGTTAAACGTTCGAAAGCGACGCCCGCATTGCAAGCTATCGCTCATAAAATCCATTGACCAACATTGATTGGCTGCCAATGGAACACTTAAAGGCTCTGGATTCGGCGTTGGTAATCGTTTTTTACCTCGTCTGCGTTTGTTCAGTGTGAGTTCGCAATACAGACGATAGACGCGTTTGTGATTCCATACATACCCTTGTCGTTTCATGACCTTAAACAGTTTGTCAAAACCGTAAGCCGGTTAACGTTCAACGGCTTCCTGTAATGCTTGAATAACGGGCTCGTCTTTACGTTTATCCGGCTTGTAACGGTAAACAGAGTCACTAATACCAACAATGCGACAGGCTCGCCGAATACTGGTGCCAAAGGCTTGTCTGGCATAATCAACCTGTTCACGTCGAATTGCTGGCTTTACAGCTTTTTTTCAACGATGTCCTTGAGTATCTTGTGGTCCAAACTAAGTTCAGCGAACATCTGCTTGAGGCGACGATTATCCTCTTCAAGTTCTTTCAGACGCTTCACATCCGATACTTCCATACCGCCGTATTTGGCTTTCCAGTTATAGTAAGTCGCATCGGATATGCCGTAATCTCGACACACTTCTTTAACTAGCCGTCCGGCTTCGACTTCTTTCAGGATTTTGAGAATTTGTGTTTCGCTAAAGCGTGACTTCTTCATAGTGCTCTCCATTTTGCTCAGTATAAGCCGGAGAACTCTAATTTAACATGCCCCTATTTTATGGGAGGGTTACAAAATAACCTACGGTAATAAATTGAACCTGGCTCCATTGATTTACAGAGACGATATCTACAAAGTGGTTTTCAGTAGCGCAAAAATAGACAAAATGAATGAAAAAGCAAGATCACCGAAATGTCGAAACCATAAAATGCAAGATTAGATAATTTGGTGAAATTAAAGGTGATAGCTTCGCTTTCTCCAACGGAGAAAGCTCGTCAATTGATGTTTATAGAAACCCTGAATAGGAAGCTGTTGCATAATTTATTAACTCCCCTACCGACATAGATACTCACACCAAATATAACCTGTTTACTGGTGTCGCTATTTAGTGAAAAGATTTTGATTTAACCGCTGTAAGAAAAGAAAACAATGACAATCAACAAACGCTAAATACAAAAAAACCTGCAACTGCAGGCTTAAAAAATTATTGAACGCTATTTAGTTGAATTTCAGTTATTCTTTCTCAAAGGTTCAAGCAAATACTTTAAACCATTGTGATCTAACTCATGCATCAAAGACAACAACTGGCCCAAACTCCCCTCAGGAAAGCCCTTAGCCGCAAACCAGTTGAGATAATTTCCCGGCAAATCAGCAATCACACGCCCCTTATATTTGCCAAAAGGCATCGTCACTTCAACAAGCTTTTTTAAGTTTTCTGGATTCATAATTCAAAATCTAATTGGGTTTCATATTTACAGATACATGCATTCTCTCTCAGGAGAGTGGGAGCGAGACAATAAATAAAACTTTAATTTTTAATCACTAAATTCATTCTCTTTATTATTACGTTGAAACTCAACTATTTTTATGTCGTAAATTCCATCTAATTTTTGCTTGTCATGCGGTTCATGCTCAAGGGAAGTCGAATTCAAAAGCACTATATTGTCATTGTCTATATTAATCACCTTATTAAAATTCAAATAATGAATCAAGAATATCCATAGCGAAGTTCCACCCGCTAAACTATAAATTTTTCCAAAAGGCTTGTCTTGAAATTTACCTAAGGAGCTATTGTATTCAATGAAAAGTGATTGAAGAAAAGCAGAATTATTCATTTCTTCACTTTGTGACTTCTTAATAAAATACAACAATGCTTTAATTAAGAAAAAGTCATATGGATTATTACCTTGATTTAATTCTCTAGATTCATATGCTTTTAAATTGTGCTTTCCTTTCATCTCCTGTAAGAGTTGATTAGTATTAATCGAGCTGTCTTTAAGATCGTCTATCTTGATAGTTAATTGTTCCAATTTTGCGACGTCGGAACCTAAAGAATTACCTGATTTTTTTAATGAATCAACCACTTCTTTAATCATTCCCATTTGTTCAGATATAGCTTCTGATTTACGGTCTTGGCTTCCACTTTGTACAAATCCATAAATAATTGCTAACACTGCTAAGATTATTGAAGTTATTGTTCCTGCAAAAGAAACATAACCTAATGCAGAACCACTATTTGAATTCTCAAACGAGACGTAAAAAACAAAACCTTCTACAGTCATTAAAATGACTATCAGCATCAGCCAATGAACAAAATCCATTTTAAAATTTTTCATAATCTAACCTTTCAATAATCAATTGCTCAAATAACAACACAAACATTATCTTATTCTATATTTTAATTTATGAATTAAAAAACCAGCACTGAGGCTGGTTTCTTCAAATATCAAATAGGGAGATAAAACAGTCAAATACGAGGTGGGGAAATGTTGAAGATGCTGTAGCAACATGCAATTATTTTCCCAACAAAGAAATTGGGTGTTTTAGACGCAACCCAAATTATTTCGCAAAATAAGAATTAAACCGTGATGAGAACCGCTTAGGCTAGGCAAAAATTCTTGAAAGAGCGGAGTTTACAAATAGTAAATGAGCATCTTGAGAGAATTTTTAACAACGCCTAAGCGGTTCGCAGTAGGTTTAAACTTATTTTTTCTTCTTGGGTGGCATTAGGTCTGTTATCGTCCCTTCCGCCATCTCCGCTGCGAAACAAAGTGTTTCACTTAGCGTTGGATGTGGGTGAATGGTCAGACCAATGTCTTGCATATCTGCACCCATTTCGATGGCTAGCATGGCTTCGGCAACCAGTTCACCGGCGTTTGGACCGACAATACCGCAACCCAATAGACGATGAGTTTTGGCACAGAACAAGGCTTTGGTTAGACCTTCGTCACGACCTAAACTTAAGCTACGGCCAGATGCTGCCCACGGGAATGCACCTTTTTCGTATTCAATGCCTTCAGCTTTTAGTTCGTCTTCGGTTTTACCTGCCCAAGCCACTTCTGGATCAGTATAGGCAACTGATGGAATGCCCATTGGTGTAAAGGCTGAGTTCATGCCAGAAATCACTTCTGCCGCAACTTTACCTTCATGTACCGCTTTGTGCGCAAGCATTGGCTGACCAACGATATCACCGATTGCATAGATGTGATCCACATTGGTTTTTTGACGTTCATCGACTTCGATAAAGCCCCAGTCGTTCACTGCAACACCGGCTTTTTCCGCATCGATCAATTTACCATTTGGCGAGCGACCAACCGCAACTAGAATACGATCAAAGGTATCTTTCTCTGGGCAATTTTTGCCTTCAAACGTTACTTCTAACCCTTCCTCTTTGGCTTCCACATTGGTCACTTTCGAGTTTAGGTAGATGTTTTCATATTTCTTTTTAATGCGTTTAAGCAATGGCTTGGAAATATCTTTGTCAGCACCCGGAATAATGGTATCGCCTAATTCGACCACTGTAATATTCGCACCCAGTGAATCGTAAACTTGCGCCATTTCCAAACCGATAATTCCGCCACCGATGACCAGCATACGGTTTGGAACTTCTTCCAATTCCAGCGCGTCGGTCGAGTCCATCACACGAGGGTCGTCATGAGGAATAAACGGCAATTTGATTACCCGAGAACCGGCGGCAATAATCGCTTTTTCAAACGCGATGGTTTTCTTAGAACCATCAGCCGCTTCAACTTCGACCGTGTTACTTGAACTGAATTTTCCGTAACCGTGAACCACTTCCACTTTACGCGCTTTGGCTAGCCCTGCTAACCCGCCGGTTAATTTTCCAATCACCGAATCTTTGTAGGCACGCATTTTATTGACGTCGATTTCTGGCTCGGCGAAAGTAATGCCGTGTGCGCCCATTTCACGGGTTTCGTTCAGTACCACTGACATGTGCAA
Proteins encoded in this window:
- a CDS encoding DUF938 domain-containing protein, whose protein sequence is MKFATPKPFSQSSEENKTVIFESIHPYLANKSSVLEIASGTGQHAVYFSSQLPHLTWQTSDLIESHSGICQWLDEADLPNIHRPVELNVSESVWPDCKYDAVFSANSFHIMSQQNVVDFFANIAGVLQEGAHVLIYGPFNYNNAFTSESNANFDVWLKQRNPQSSIKDFEWCHQLAMDAGLILENDIEMPVNNRILVWSKSE
- a CDS encoding putative quorum-sensing-regulated virulence factor, which translates into the protein MGQLLALMHELDHNGLKYLLEPLRKKES
- the lpdA gene encoding dihydrolipoyl dehydrogenase: MSKIVDIVIPDIGDFAAVEVIETLVSAGEEVMQDDSLLTLESDKATMEIPAPFAGKIATFTAEVGDKVSEGSIIGTMEIADIDTVTDNVEHSVAATAAPAEETPQPTAVSSDGIEADMNCEVLVLGSGPGGYTAAFRAADLGKKVVMIERYENIGGVCLNVGCIPSKALLHMSVVLNETREMGAHGITFAEPEIDVNKMRAYKDSVIGKLTGGLAGLAKARKVEVVHGYGKFSSSNTVEVEAADGSKKTIAFEKAIIAAGSRVIKLPFIPHDDPRVMDSTDALELEEVPNRMLVIGGGIIGLEMAQVYDSLGANITVVELGDTIIPGADKDISKPLLKRIKKKYENIYLNSKVTNVEAKEEGLEVTFEGKNCPEKDTFDRILVAVGRSPNGKLIDAEKAGVAVNDWGFIEVDERQKTNVDHIYAIGDIVGQPMLAHKAVHEGKVAAEVISGMNSAFTPMGIPSVAYTDPEVAWAGKTEDELKAEGIEYEKGAFPWAASGRSLSLGRDEGLTKALFCAKTHRLLGCGIVGPNAGELVAEAMLAIEMGADMQDIGLTIHPHPTLSETLCFAAEMAEGTITDLMPPKKKK
- a CDS encoding DUF3820 family protein, with translation MNPENLKKLVEVTMPFGKYKGRVIADLPGNYLNWFAAKGFPEGSLGQLLSLMHELDHNGLKYLLEPLRKNN
- a CDS encoding DEAD/DEAH box helicase, with amino-acid sequence MSFAKLGLSAPILQALSESGYEKPTEIQAKVIPHILKDEDIIASAQTGSGKTASFVLPILHKIEQKIEKGQTLRGRSIRALILVPTRELAMQVLANVQQYGRHLTISSLAIYGGTNIEDNKSELAKGIDLLVATPGRLLDMAYQRAVFFNDLEFFVIDEADRMLDMGFIEDLNKIIERLPASRQSMLFSATLDSDIRYLAETVYNDAIEIDLTPQNKAASNISQWLVTVDKDTKSSLLSFLIKEQNWKQALIFVEKKHSAAKLVEQLGKRGITADSIHAGRSQAQREKVWNAFKKGELQFLVATSVAARGLDMTNLERVVNYDLPFPPEEYIHRIGRTGRAGKSGEAVSLVSKDDFKNLCMIESLLGHIIERQEFEEFPVRKTVPVSILNYHLR